From the Nitrospirota bacterium genome, the window ATCAGTTTTCAAAAAGGAAGACCAATCGATTCCTTCGTGATCCGGAAAAAGCCAAAGGAACATGGACTAAAAAATTCGATAGAAGGGAACCTCGAAAAAATTCATAAGGTGGTCATTATAGAGGATGTTGTAACGACGGGTCAAAGTACCGTCGAAGCGATAACCAGGGCCAAAGAGGCGAACCTGGAAATCGTTAAGGTCATCTCTCTGGTTGACCGTGAAGAAGGGGGGAAAGAAGAGATTTTAAAATGGGTGCTAAATTTTGAGGCAATTTTTACCAAATCAGAGCTCTTTTCCTGTTATTCTTCCAAAAAAATCCCCGTAAAATAATTTAGGATGATTTTTTCTTTCCTTGCAGGTAAAATAAGAAAAGTTTAAACCAAAAAGCATTGATAAAGGGCGATTAGCTCAGCGGTAGAGCGCTGCCTTCACACGGCAGAGGTCGCAGGTTCGAGACCTGCATCGCCTATCATCATAC encodes:
- the pyrE gene encoding orotate phosphoribosyltransferase, giving the protein MDLLIARKRLLEILVKESFQYSETALFKLVSGKMSQFYINCKKTTYNAEAMNLIGEILFEKVSRLNVDGIGGLTLGADPIAFSVSMISFQKGRPIDSFVIRKKPKEHGLKNSIEGNLEKIHKVVIIEDVVTTGQSTVEAITRAKEANLEIVKVISLVDREEGGKEEILKWVLNFEAIFTKSELFSCYSSKKIPVK